Proteins from a genomic interval of Micromonospora sp. NBC_00389:
- a CDS encoding fumarylacetoacetate hydrolase family protein, whose protein sequence is MRIARFAHAKGMSFGVVEGEAEAGLQGLTIAEIEGHPFGQLSFSGARWALSDVRLLSPILPSKVVCVGRNYAEHAAEHGSEVPKEPLLFLKPSTSVIGPRDAIRLPIFSKQVEHEAELAVVIGAPGARRADRAAAERAIFGYTCANDVTARDLQRSDGQWTRAKGFDSFCPIGPWITTGLDVSDLEIRCEVGRNPEEMEVRQLGRTKDMVFDVPGLVSYISHVMTLLPGDVVLTGTPAGVSPLVEGDTVTVRIEGIGELSNTVVPVA, encoded by the coding sequence GTGCGTATCGCTCGTTTCGCTCATGCCAAGGGAATGTCGTTCGGGGTCGTCGAGGGCGAGGCGGAGGCCGGGCTGCAGGGCCTGACCATCGCCGAGATCGAGGGTCATCCGTTCGGCCAACTGTCCTTCAGTGGGGCCCGCTGGGCCCTCTCCGACGTCCGGCTGCTCTCGCCGATCCTGCCCAGCAAGGTGGTCTGCGTGGGTCGCAACTACGCCGAGCACGCCGCCGAGCACGGCAGCGAGGTGCCCAAGGAGCCGTTGCTCTTCCTCAAGCCGTCCACCTCGGTGATCGGTCCCCGGGACGCCATCCGGCTGCCGATCTTCTCCAAGCAGGTCGAACACGAGGCGGAGCTGGCGGTGGTGATCGGCGCGCCGGGGGCGCGCCGGGCCGACCGGGCCGCCGCCGAGCGCGCCATCTTCGGCTACACCTGCGCCAACGACGTCACCGCCCGGGACCTCCAGCGCTCGGACGGGCAGTGGACCCGGGCCAAGGGCTTCGACTCGTTCTGCCCGATCGGTCCGTGGATCACCACCGGCCTGGACGTCTCCGACCTGGAGATCCGGTGTGAGGTGGGCCGCAACCCGGAGGAGATGGAGGTACGCCAGCTCGGCCGGACGAAGGACATGGTCTTCGACGTGCCGGGCCTGGTGTCGTACATCTCGCATGTGATGACTCTGCTGCCCGGCGACGTGGTGCTCACCGGCACCCCGGCGGGGGTTAGCCCGCTCGTCGAGGGGGATACCGTCACCGTGCGGATCGAGGGCATCGGCGAACTCAGCAACACCGTGGTCCCCGTCGCCTGA
- the leuC gene encoding 3-isopropylmalate dehydratase large subunit, translated as MVGVTPEPRTLAEKVWDAHVVRSAAGEPDLLFIDLHLLHEVTSPQAFDGLRLAGRRVRRTDLTLATEDHNTPTGYADPAFRLRRGDLLTIADPTSRTQIETLRRNCAEFGVRLHPLGDDNQGIVHVIGPQLGLTQPGLTIVCGDSHTATHGAFGALAFGIGTSEVEHVLATQTLPQSRPKTMAVNVTGRLAPGVTAKDLVLALITQVGTGGGRGHIVEYRGEAIRSLSMEGRMTIANMSIEWGAKAGMIAPDETTFAYLKGRPNAPQGADWDAAVAWWRTLPTDEGARFDAEVTLDASQITPFVTWGTNPGQGAPLSAPVPDPEEFATDSERAAARRALEYMDLRPGVPLRELPIDVVFVGSCTNGRLEDLRAAADVLRGHRVADGVRMLVVPGSAAVREAAEAEGLDKVFADAGAEWRFAGCSMCLGMNPDTLKPGERSASTSNRNFEGRQGRGGRTHLVSPPVAAATAVVGRLAAPADL; from the coding sequence ATGGTGGGAGTCACTCCTGAGCCGAGGACCCTGGCCGAGAAGGTCTGGGACGCGCACGTCGTACGGTCCGCCGCTGGTGAGCCGGACCTGCTCTTCATCGACCTGCACCTGCTGCACGAGGTGACCAGCCCGCAGGCGTTCGACGGGCTGCGGCTCGCCGGGCGCCGGGTGCGCCGTACCGACCTGACGCTCGCGACCGAGGACCACAACACCCCGACCGGGTACGCCGATCCGGCGTTCCGGCTCCGCCGTGGTGACCTGCTCACCATCGCGGACCCCACGTCGCGTACGCAGATCGAGACGCTGCGCCGCAACTGCGCCGAGTTCGGCGTGCGGCTGCACCCGCTCGGCGACGACAACCAGGGCATCGTGCACGTGATCGGCCCGCAGCTCGGGCTCACCCAGCCGGGCCTGACGATCGTCTGCGGCGACTCGCACACCGCCACCCACGGCGCGTTCGGCGCGCTCGCCTTCGGCATCGGCACCAGCGAGGTGGAGCACGTGCTGGCCACCCAGACGCTGCCGCAGAGCCGGCCGAAGACCATGGCCGTGAACGTCACCGGCCGACTCGCCCCCGGGGTCACCGCCAAGGACCTGGTGCTCGCGCTGATCACGCAGGTCGGCACCGGCGGCGGTCGCGGGCACATCGTCGAGTACCGCGGTGAGGCCATCCGCTCGCTCTCCATGGAGGGGCGGATGACGATCGCCAACATGTCCATCGAGTGGGGCGCCAAGGCCGGCATGATCGCGCCGGACGAGACCACCTTCGCGTACCTCAAGGGTCGGCCGAACGCGCCGCAGGGCGCGGACTGGGACGCCGCGGTGGCGTGGTGGCGGACGCTGCCCACCGACGAGGGCGCGCGCTTCGACGCCGAGGTGACCCTGGACGCCAGCCAGATCACCCCGTTCGTCACCTGGGGCACCAACCCCGGGCAGGGCGCGCCGCTGAGCGCGCCGGTGCCGGACCCGGAGGAGTTCGCCACCGACTCGGAGCGCGCCGCGGCCCGCCGCGCGCTGGAGTACATGGACCTGCGCCCCGGCGTCCCGTTGCGCGAGCTGCCCATTGACGTGGTCTTCGTGGGTTCCTGTACCAACGGCCGGCTGGAGGACCTGCGGGCCGCCGCCGACGTGCTGCGCGGCCACAGGGTCGCCGACGGGGTCCGGATGCTCGTGGTGCCCGGCTCCGCCGCCGTGCGGGAGGCCGCCGAGGCCGAGGGGCTGGACAAGGTCTTCGCCGACGCCGGCGCCGAGTGGCGGTTCGCCGGCTGCTCGATGTGCCTGGGGATGAACCCCGACACGCTGAAGCCGGGCGAGCGGTCCGCCTCCACCTCCAACCGCAACTTCGAGGGCCGTCAGGGCCGGGGTGGGCGTACCCACCTGGTTTCCCCGCCGGTCGCCGCCGCCACCGCCGTGGTTGGTCGGCTGGCCGCCCCCGCCGACCTGTAG
- the leuD gene encoding 3-isopropylmalate dehydratase small subunit, with protein sequence MESFTTHTGTAVPLRRSNVDTDQIIPAVYLKRVTRTGFADGLFSAWREDPAFVLNDQTYSGASILIAGPEFGTGSSREHAVWALRDWGFRAVVAPRFGDIFRGNALKEGLLPVELELKAVEELWGLIEADPSTQITVDLTARQLRAGDLTWSFPLDDFSRWRLLEGLDDIGLTLRHAADIDAYETGRLPFLPSVA encoded by the coding sequence ATGGAGTCGTTCACCACCCACACCGGGACGGCCGTGCCGCTGCGCCGCTCCAACGTGGACACCGACCAGATCATCCCGGCCGTGTACCTCAAGCGGGTGACCCGGACCGGTTTCGCCGACGGGCTGTTCAGCGCTTGGCGGGAAGATCCGGCATTCGTTCTCAACGATCAAACGTATTCCGGAGCGTCGATCCTCATCGCCGGCCCGGAGTTCGGCACCGGCTCCTCCCGTGAGCACGCCGTCTGGGCCTTGCGGGACTGGGGCTTCCGCGCGGTGGTGGCCCCGCGCTTCGGCGACATCTTCCGCGGCAACGCACTCAAGGAGGGTCTGCTGCCGGTCGAGTTGGAATTGAAAGCCGTCGAAGAGTTGTGGGGCCTGATCGAGGCGGATCCGAGCACCCAGATCACCGTCGACCTGACCGCCCGTCAGCTCCGGGCCGGGGATCTCACCTGGTCATTCCCGCTGGACGACTTCAGCAGGTGGCGGTTGCTGGAGGGCCTGGACGACATTGGACTCACCCTTCGGCACGCCGCCGACATCGACGCCTACGAGACAGGCCGACTGCCGTTCCTGCCCTCGGTGGCATAG
- a CDS encoding HU family DNA-binding protein, with amino-acid sequence MNKAELIEALAVRLGDRKTATNALEAVLTEVQAAVTKGEKVAITGFGAFEKRVRGARTARNPRTGEAVKVKKTSVPTFRPGAGFKEMVASGKVPKATAAAKKTATATTKAAGTKAAGTKAAGTKAAGTKAAGTKAAGTKATAAKAATKKTAPAKATKTATATKTAASKKTAPAKATKSTTATKTAASKKTAAAKKTTAATRSTAARKTTAAASKSAAAKKAPAKKAPAKKAASKR; translated from the coding sequence GTGAACAAGGCCGAGCTCATCGAGGCGCTCGCCGTTCGCCTGGGGGACCGGAAGACGGCGACGAACGCCCTCGAGGCGGTCCTCACCGAGGTCCAGGCGGCGGTTACCAAGGGCGAGAAGGTGGCGATCACCGGATTCGGAGCATTCGAAAAGCGTGTGCGTGGCGCGCGAACAGCGCGCAACCCGCGTACCGGCGAGGCGGTGAAGGTCAAGAAGACGTCCGTGCCGACCTTCCGCCCCGGCGCTGGGTTCAAGGAGATGGTGGCCAGCGGCAAGGTGCCGAAGGCCACGGCGGCGGCGAAGAAGACCGCCACCGCCACAACCAAGGCCGCCGGCACCAAGGCGGCGGGCACCAAGGCGGCAGGCACCAAGGCGGCAGGCACCAAGGCGGCAGGCACCAAGGCAGCGGGCACCAAGGCCACCGCCGCCAAGGCGGCCACCAAGAAGACCGCCCCGGCCAAGGCGACCAAGACCGCCACGGCGACCAAGACGGCCGCCAGCAAGAAGACCGCCCCGGCCAAGGCGACCAAGAGCACCACGGCGACCAAGACGGCCGCCAGCAAGAAGACCGCTGCGGCGAAGAAGACCACCGCGGCGACCAGATCCACCGCGGCGAGGAAGACCACCGCGGCGGCGAGCAAGAGCGCGGCGGCCAAGAAGGCCCCGGCGAAGAAGGCTCCGGCCAAGAAGGCGGCCAGCAAGCGCTGA
- a CDS encoding CYTH and CHAD domain-containing protein: protein MVEEEQKYEVDDAYVLPDLSATSPDGGRVRALPPVTLVARYLDTVDLRLARAGASLRHRRGDELPWTVKLPTSTPGVRHEISRPGPVKQPPPELVELVTALHRGAPLAPVTVVRTVRHAHEVCDKGGTVLAEVVDDHVTVLDASGATIGSFRELEVERKAGDRKLLDHVGTVLRKAGARGGSFTPKHVRALGAAARAEPDLVAPAGLRADPSAGDVVTEAVRKEVRRLLAHDPLVRLDVPGRGGDSAVHQMRVACRRLRSDLRTFAPLVRKKWSRPLRAELRWLAGVLGAARDAEVLRDRLRRTATADPLSPLDPGAVDRLDEALAERQRQALAAVNEALRSARYVALVDALVLAANAPQLTSRAAAPATRALPGLVARPWQRLTGPDGVDALDPLAPDDRWHAVRKEGKQARYAVNAVAPALSKAARRLSRALAGVQDVLGEHQDAAVAADTWLAIAAERPDDHEMAVTAGRLAERERATVRQMRGRFPAAWHRATRRRRTSWLP, encoded by the coding sequence ATGGTGGAGGAGGAGCAGAAGTACGAGGTGGACGACGCCTACGTGCTGCCGGACCTGTCCGCCACGTCGCCGGACGGTGGCCGGGTCCGGGCGCTGCCGCCGGTGACGCTGGTCGCCCGCTACCTCGACACGGTCGACCTGCGGCTGGCCCGCGCCGGGGCCTCGTTGCGCCACCGCCGGGGCGACGAGCTGCCCTGGACGGTGAAGCTGCCCACGTCGACGCCCGGCGTCCGGCACGAGATCTCGCGGCCGGGGCCGGTCAAGCAGCCGCCGCCGGAGTTGGTGGAGCTGGTCACCGCCCTGCACCGGGGCGCGCCGCTGGCGCCGGTGACGGTGGTGCGGACCGTTCGGCACGCCCACGAGGTGTGCGACAAGGGCGGCACGGTGCTCGCCGAGGTGGTGGACGACCACGTGACCGTGCTCGACGCCTCCGGTGCCACGATCGGCTCCTTCCGGGAGTTGGAGGTGGAGCGCAAGGCCGGCGACCGGAAGCTGCTGGACCACGTCGGCACGGTGCTGCGGAAGGCCGGTGCGCGGGGCGGGTCGTTCACCCCGAAACACGTGCGGGCGTTGGGCGCGGCGGCGCGGGCCGAGCCGGATCTGGTCGCACCGGCCGGGCTGAGGGCCGACCCGAGCGCCGGTGACGTGGTGACCGAGGCGGTCCGCAAGGAGGTCCGCCGGCTGCTGGCGCATGACCCGCTGGTCCGGCTGGACGTCCCCGGCCGCGGGGGCGACAGCGCGGTGCATCAGATGCGGGTTGCCTGCCGGCGGCTCCGCAGCGACCTGCGCACCTTCGCGCCGCTGGTCCGCAAGAAGTGGTCCCGCCCGCTGCGTGCCGAGCTTCGCTGGCTGGCCGGGGTGCTCGGCGCGGCCCGCGACGCCGAGGTGCTGCGCGACCGGCTGCGGCGCACGGCGACCGCCGATCCGCTCAGCCCGCTCGACCCGGGGGCGGTGGACCGGCTGGACGAGGCGCTCGCCGAGCGGCAGCGGCAGGCGCTCGCCGCCGTCAACGAGGCGCTGCGCTCCGCGCGCTACGTGGCCCTGGTGGACGCCCTGGTACTGGCCGCCAACGCTCCCCAGCTCACCAGCCGAGCGGCCGCCCCGGCGACGCGGGCCCTGCCCGGGCTGGTGGCCCGCCCCTGGCAGCGGCTCACCGGGCCGGACGGCGTCGACGCGCTCGATCCCCTGGCGCCCGACGACCGCTGGCACGCCGTACGCAAGGAGGGCAAGCAGGCCCGGTACGCGGTCAACGCGGTGGCCCCGGCGCTCAGCAAGGCCGCGCGCCGACTGTCCCGCGCGCTCGCCGGGGTGCAGGACGTGCTCGGCGAGCACCAGGACGCCGCCGTTGCGGCGGACACCTGGCTGGCCATCGCCGCCGAGCGGCCGGACGATCACGAGATGGCCGTCACCGCCGGGCGGCTGGCCGAGCGGGAACGCGCCACCGTACGCCAGATGCGGGGCCGTTTCCCGGCGGCCTGGCACCGGGCCACCCGGCGGCGGCGGACCAGTTGGCTGCCGTGA
- a CDS encoding endonuclease/exonuclease/phosphatase family protein produces MRYRLLTTGSLALGVILFIDVLRVWLPGIITIFGQAASTPAELMGAFALGWFVLALAAPALVRRVGVRPVTVVAAVVLAAARLALTATPGGRPQLWLATAGLLAGLVWLVGVAAGTERPVPGLALGLAVNAAVHALLDTHDLVWRGDWVAWLLSAAAVTLFLLGTALPTAPAGPGGARAWLLAGPALLLAGMVALAPALARTGTSYLVAEDGLARSPLLGLAPVPLAVAGFLLAALTGPPRRWGRVLGPAALLAGALLFALDRGDLLVPAVLLAAVGLGACLALTDTAGATDTAGVTDAAGGTDTAGATGSADEAGGIGDAGRPEAAAGAGPPGGATGSARWAGRRGYAVAAGMLVFVLGAVAYYSAYDLGYPNGAVPVVVAGLVAVVALAADPVGRTAPAPLPPVRTTAVVATLALLAPLLADDVPVAGNRAGPPERLTVVAYNIRMGFGLDGRLDLDGLADAVRRQAPDVVLLSEVDRGWLLNGGHDTLDLLADRLGMPYVFGPAADPVWGDAVLSRWPVTDPRTLPLPAVGAPTGAQALAVTLDLGDGVRTAVVSTHLQPPPDQGPVVQARAVADFATRYAAGRPLVVAGDLNTEPGDEAFGQFAEAGLVDALAAARPLATSPADDPREQIDHVFVSPGLTPSDPVAPRGTASDHLPVAVTLTLPPR; encoded by the coding sequence GTGCGCTACCGCCTGCTGACCACCGGATCGCTCGCGCTGGGCGTCATCCTGTTCATCGACGTGCTGCGGGTCTGGCTACCCGGCATCATCACCATCTTCGGCCAGGCCGCGTCCACTCCGGCCGAGCTGATGGGCGCGTTCGCCCTGGGCTGGTTCGTGCTCGCGCTGGCCGCACCGGCGCTGGTCCGCCGGGTGGGCGTCCGCCCGGTCACCGTCGTCGCGGCCGTTGTGCTGGCTGCCGCCCGGCTTGCGCTCACCGCCACTCCCGGCGGGCGTCCGCAGCTCTGGTTGGCCACCGCCGGGCTGCTCGCCGGGCTGGTCTGGCTCGTCGGCGTCGCCGCCGGCACCGAACGGCCGGTGCCGGGGCTGGCGCTGGGGCTGGCGGTCAACGCTGCCGTACACGCGTTGCTGGACACCCACGACCTGGTCTGGCGGGGCGACTGGGTGGCGTGGTTGCTCAGCGCCGCCGCGGTGACGCTGTTCCTGCTCGGTACGGCGCTGCCCACTGCGCCGGCCGGCCCCGGCGGCGCCCGGGCCTGGCTCCTGGCCGGTCCGGCACTGCTGCTGGCCGGGATGGTGGCGCTCGCCCCGGCGCTGGCCCGGACCGGAACCTCGTACCTGGTCGCCGAGGACGGCCTGGCCCGCTCGCCGCTGCTCGGCTTGGCCCCGGTGCCGCTGGCCGTCGCCGGATTCCTGCTGGCCGCGTTGACCGGCCCACCCCGGCGGTGGGGCCGCGTGCTGGGGCCGGCGGCGTTGCTGGCCGGCGCGCTGCTGTTCGCCCTCGACCGGGGCGACCTGCTCGTCCCGGCCGTCCTGCTCGCCGCCGTCGGTCTCGGCGCCTGCCTGGCCCTCACCGACACGGCCGGTGCCACCGACACTGCCGGCGTCACCGATGCGGCCGGCGGTACCGACACGGCCGGCGCGACCGGGAGTGCCGACGAGGCCGGCGGAATCGGCGATGCCGGTCGCCCTGAGGCCGCCGCTGGTGCCGGGCCGCCGGGCGGCGCGACAGGCAGCGCACGGTGGGCGGGCCGCCGCGGGTACGCGGTCGCCGCCGGCATGCTCGTCTTCGTGCTGGGCGCCGTCGCGTACTACTCCGCCTACGACCTCGGCTACCCCAACGGCGCGGTGCCGGTGGTGGTCGCCGGACTGGTCGCCGTCGTGGCCCTCGCCGCCGATCCCGTCGGCCGTACGGCACCGGCACCGTTGCCGCCGGTGCGGACCACGGCCGTGGTCGCCACCCTGGCCCTGCTGGCGCCGCTGCTCGCCGACGATGTGCCGGTGGCCGGCAACCGGGCCGGTCCGCCCGAGCGGCTGACCGTGGTGGCGTACAACATCCGGATGGGCTTCGGGCTGGACGGCCGTCTCGACCTGGACGGGCTGGCCGACGCGGTCCGACGGCAGGCGCCCGACGTGGTGCTGCTCAGCGAGGTGGACCGGGGCTGGCTGCTCAACGGTGGCCACGACACCCTGGACCTGCTGGCCGACCGGCTCGGCATGCCGTACGTCTTCGGGCCGGCCGCCGACCCCGTCTGGGGCGACGCGGTGCTCAGCCGCTGGCCGGTGACCGATCCGCGGACCCTGCCGCTGCCCGCCGTCGGGGCGCCCACCGGGGCGCAGGCCCTCGCCGTCACCCTGGACCTCGGCGACGGTGTCCGTACCGCCGTGGTCAGCACCCACCTGCAACCGCCGCCCGACCAGGGTCCGGTGGTCCAGGCCCGCGCGGTCGCCGACTTCGCCACCCGGTACGCGGCCGGCCGGCCGCTGGTGGTGGCCGGTGACCTGAACACGGAGCCGGGCGACGAGGCGTTCGGACAGTTCGCCGAGGCCGGTCTGGTCGACGCGTTGGCGGCCGCCCGACCGCTGGCGACCAGCCCGGCCGACGACCCGCGCGAGCAGATCGACCACGTCTTCGTATCGCCCGGCCTGACTCCCAGCGATCCGGTCGCGCCGCGCGGCACGGCCAGCGATCACCTGCCGGTCGCGGTCACCCTCACCCTCCCGCCCCGCTGA
- a CDS encoding NUDIX hydrolase — translation MAAVTGIRAAGGVVWRPSADGAQVCLVHRPRYGDWTLPKGKLEPGEHPLVAAVREVAEESDVRGVPQVRLPSVRYRSEGQPKLVDYWSMLAVGTGGFQPGTEVDDTRWLAVDDAIRLVSYPHDAEVLAAFAALPPVTGTIALVRHAHAGKRTTWTGPDTGRPLDAEGWAQADALAGLVAVVRPARLLSASPRRCVQTLDPAAALLDLPIEICGDLDEPQPGQQHDEQVLATAARLLELAGAGGQVAVCSQGKVLPGALERLTGRDDEDFTTPKGGGWLLAFTADRLLAADRL, via the coding sequence TTGGCTGCCGTGACCGGCATCCGGGCGGCCGGCGGGGTCGTCTGGCGGCCGTCCGCCGACGGCGCACAGGTCTGCCTGGTGCACCGCCCGCGCTACGGGGACTGGACGCTGCCGAAGGGCAAGTTGGAGCCGGGCGAGCATCCGCTGGTCGCGGCGGTCCGCGAAGTCGCCGAGGAGTCCGACGTCCGGGGTGTGCCGCAGGTGCGACTGCCGTCGGTGCGCTACCGCAGCGAGGGCCAGCCGAAGCTGGTCGACTACTGGTCGATGCTCGCGGTGGGCACCGGCGGTTTCCAGCCCGGCACCGAAGTGGACGACACGCGCTGGCTCGCCGTGGACGACGCCATCCGGCTGGTCAGCTATCCGCACGACGCCGAGGTGCTGGCCGCGTTCGCCGCACTGCCACCGGTGACCGGGACGATCGCGTTGGTCCGGCATGCGCACGCCGGCAAACGGACCACCTGGACCGGCCCGGACACCGGCCGGCCGCTGGACGCCGAGGGGTGGGCCCAGGCGGACGCGCTGGCCGGGCTGGTGGCCGTGGTCCGGCCGGCCCGGCTGCTCTCGGCCTCGCCGCGCCGCTGCGTGCAGACCCTGGACCCGGCCGCCGCGCTGCTCGACCTGCCGATCGAGATCTGCGGTGACCTGGACGAGCCACAGCCGGGCCAGCAGCACGACGAACAGGTCCTCGCCACCGCCGCCCGGCTGCTCGAGTTGGCCGGCGCCGGCGGGCAGGTGGCGGTGTGCAGCCAGGGCAAGGTGCTGCCGGGCGCGTTGGAACGGCTGACCGGCCGCGACGACGAGGACTTCACCACGCCGAAGGGCGGCGGGTGGCTGCTCGCCTTCACCGCCGACCGGCTACTCGCCGCCGACCGCCTGTAG
- a CDS encoding IclR family transcriptional regulator codes for MSGVGVLDKAVVILAACVDGASLAELVERTKLPRATAHRLAQALEIHRMLVRDTQGRWRPGPRLGELANAAPDVLLTAAEPLLAALRDATGESAQLYLRRADERICVAAAERASGLRDTVPVGSVLPMTAGSAAQILLAWEPPEAVMPLLPRSKFTGRTLAEVRRRGWAQSVAEREAGVASVSAPIRDRTGRVIASVSISGPIERLGRRPGERHAMAVVRAGQRLSGL; via the coding sequence ATGAGCGGTGTCGGCGTTCTCGACAAGGCGGTGGTCATCCTGGCCGCCTGCGTCGACGGCGCCAGCCTGGCCGAACTCGTTGAACGTACGAAGCTGCCCCGGGCCACCGCACACCGGCTGGCACAGGCACTGGAGATCCACCGAATGCTGGTCCGGGACACCCAGGGCCGCTGGCGGCCCGGCCCCCGGCTGGGTGAGCTGGCCAACGCCGCGCCGGACGTCCTGCTGACCGCCGCCGAGCCGTTGCTGGCCGCGCTGCGCGACGCCACCGGCGAGAGCGCACAGCTGTACCTGCGCCGCGCCGACGAGCGGATCTGCGTAGCGGCGGCGGAGCGCGCCAGTGGCCTGCGGGACACCGTTCCGGTCGGCTCGGTGCTGCCGATGACCGCCGGTTCGGCGGCTCAGATCCTGCTCGCCTGGGAGCCGCCGGAGGCGGTGATGCCGCTGCTGCCGCGCAGCAAGTTCACCGGCCGCACCCTGGCCGAGGTACGCCGCCGCGGCTGGGCGCAGAGCGTCGCCGAGCGTGAGGCCGGCGTGGCGAGCGTCTCCGCCCCGATCCGCGACCGCACCGGCCGGGTGATCGCCTCGGTCAGCATCTCCGGCCCGATCGAGCGCCTCGGCCGCCGCCCCGGCGAACGTCACGCCATGGCGGTGGTGCGAGCCGGCCAACGCCTCTCCGGCCTCTGA